The genomic interval CAAACGGATTCCGCATTTCGCGGAGACGTTCGGGGTTGATATTCTGGAAGCGGAAAAGCCTCTCGATCAGTATCAATCCCTTGATGAGTTTTTTAGCCGGCGGTTGAAGCCAACAGCACGGCCACTCTGCCAAGATCCATTGGCACTGATTTCACCTGCCGATGGACGGGTGCTGGCATATCCCATCGATCAACACGCCGTTATGCAGATCAAGCAGCAACCGGTTGCGGTGGCAGAACTATTGCAATCGAACGAAATGGCAGCAGAACTTTCCGGCGGAACAGCCGTGGTGGTGCGACTGGCCCCAAAGGATTATCACCGGTTTCACTTTCCTTGTGACGGGCAACTCATACAGGCACAGGCCCAGCCGGGTCCGCTGGAGTCCGTTCACCCAATTGCACTGAACGGCGGTGCCCGGAGTTTTCAAAATAAACGGGTCATCAGTGTTCTTCAGTCCATAACGTTCGGCACACTGGTCATGGTTGAGATCGGCGCTCTGACCATCGGCACGATTGAACAGACATATTCCGGCAATCAATTTCATCGTGGTCAGGAAAAGGGCTACTTCCGTTTTGGCGGTTCTACGGTGGTATTACTGTGGGGCGCTAACGGGCCGGTGATTGATCAGGATATTCTGCGCAACTCCAGAAATGGCATGGAAACCCTGGTCAAATTCGGCACTCGAATTGCCACTGCATCACATTTGCGTTCCTGACTAAATGGTTGTCATATTAAGTATCAGTGACATTCGCCCATTACCCATGGAACCTTTATCTGGATCATCATGACTCACTATATTATCGATTCGAAAAACTACGCGGCTTATCCCAATGTCCCGCTGGGCGGCAAAGCCAAAAACCTGTTTCTGCTACAGTCCGCCGGCATCCAGGTACCCGAATTTATCTGCGTATCGGCCCAGGCTTATACTCAGGCCACCACTCATATTCAGGCACAGATCAATGCCCGGCTGGATGCTTGTGATTTTAATTCTCTGGCCTCACTGACCGCGACATCACAAGCCATCAAAGCGTTGATTCTTGACTGTGATCTTGATAATGACCTCAAGGCACAACTTGAACACAGCCTGCAACAACTCCAACCCTGGGACCGTTTTTCAGTCCGCTCATCGGCAGTTAACGAAGACGGAGCACAAAGCTCTTTTGCCGGCCAACTGGGTACCTGGCTGAATGTCAGTCGGGAAAATGTTGTCGCCCGTATCAAAGACTGCTGGGCCAGTGCGTTTGAACCAGGCATCCTGACCTATATTCACAAGCGAACAGACACCCGGCATGACACCAATGCCGTTGCGGTGGTTATCCAGCGAATGATTGACGCAGGCAGTTCCGGTGTTATGTTTCAGGCAGATCCACAACACGGTATTGATAAACTGGCCATCGTGGCCGGGTACGGTCTGGGGGAAGGCATCGTCGGTGACAAGGTGGAAACCGACGCCTATCTCTATCATAAACAGAGCGGTGAATGGCAACTGACGGTCAATGAGAAACAGCGATATCTGTGCTATCACCCCGAAGGCGGAACCTGTGAACAACCACTGGCGGAACACCTTAGAACCCAGCCGGTACTGACGGATGCGCAGCGATTCGAACTGCTGCAGGCGTCGAACCGAATAGCAGCCCTCTACGACAGTTATCAGGATATCGAATGGTCTTACGACCAGGACGGTCAGCTGTACATACTGCAATCACGGCCGATCACAACCATTCCACAAGGACATGAGCGTGTCTTTGATAACAGCAACATCATCGAAAGCTACCCTGGGGTGATCTTGCCGATGACGTTTTCAATCGTCCGGCTGGACTATTATCACTGCATGAAAGGCACGATGTTGAAACTCGGGATACCGGCCGACACCATCGACCGGCGCGAAGAGGTTCTGAAACATCTGGTGGGTTACATTAATGGCCGAACATACTACAACATCAGCAACTGGTATCGGGTATTCCTGACACTGCCGTATTTCAAACAACGGTTCATCGAATACTTTGAACAGATGGTTGGTACCGATGGTTCATTTTCAGAAACGCTGGATGATGTACCGTTGAGTCTCATTGAAAAGCTCAAAATCGCAGTGATGTTTCCGCTGAAGTTTTTATACCATTCTCTGCGTCACAACCATTTGATCAGCCAGTACTTTGCTACAACCAGTCAGATCCGTCGGGAATTCGAGGCGATCGACCTGGCCAATGCCGGTTCCGATGAACTGATCGGGGCACTGCAAAACTTTGTGGATCGTTTTACCAAAGCCATGACCGTACCGCTATTGAATGACTTCTTCGCCATGTTTTTTATGGCCGTCACCCGGGAACAGTTTGCCAAAGCCGGGCTCGCCGACGGTGAAACACTGGTTAACCGACTGCTGGCCAACCAATATATCGAAAGTACCAAACCGGTCGATTCGTTAAAGCAGCTGATCAACGAGGTACGCGCAGATGCCACGCTTTCCGGGTACCTGCAAAATCTGCAACAGCAGCCTGAACTGAACCAGCCTGACCGTCTGGCACAGGCATTAACGCAACAGGGTTACAAAACGTTCTCACAGCAACTCAAACAACACATTGACGACTACGGCCATCGTTCTCCCAAAGAACTGATCATGGAAGCCAATACCTTTCGTGAGAACCCGTTTCAGTTACTGGCCATTCTGGTGGAATCCGCTTCCCTGAACCAACCCGCCACTCCCGAAACCGATGATGCCGGACAGCAACTTGAACAAAGTCTGCAAAATCACAAACGTGGCCGGTGGTTAAAATGGCTGCTCAAAAAAACCCGCCAGGCCATTGCC from Gynuella sunshinyii YC6258 carries:
- a CDS encoding phosphatidylserine decarboxylase, giving the protein MSLSLVQYVNRETSKQETERVYGEQELMFLYHNRLGKLIRKYLIRKPWFSHLNAIPKKVWFSRKRIPHFAETFGVDILEAEKPLDQYQSLDEFFSRRLKPTARPLCQDPLALISPADGRVLAYPIDQHAVMQIKQQPVAVAELLQSNEMAAELSGGTAVVVRLAPKDYHRFHFPCDGQLIQAQAQPGPLESVHPIALNGGARSFQNKRVISVLQSITFGTLVMVEIGALTIGTIEQTYSGNQFHRGQEKGYFRFGGSTVVLLWGANGPVIDQDILRNSRNGMETLVKFGTRIATASHLRS
- a CDS encoding PEP/pyruvate-binding domain-containing protein, producing the protein MTHYIIDSKNYAAYPNVPLGGKAKNLFLLQSAGIQVPEFICVSAQAYTQATTHIQAQINARLDACDFNSLASLTATSQAIKALILDCDLDNDLKAQLEHSLQQLQPWDRFSVRSSAVNEDGAQSSFAGQLGTWLNVSRENVVARIKDCWASAFEPGILTYIHKRTDTRHDTNAVAVVIQRMIDAGSSGVMFQADPQHGIDKLAIVAGYGLGEGIVGDKVETDAYLYHKQSGEWQLTVNEKQRYLCYHPEGGTCEQPLAEHLRTQPVLTDAQRFELLQASNRIAALYDSYQDIEWSYDQDGQLYILQSRPITTIPQGHERVFDNSNIIESYPGVILPMTFSIVRLDYYHCMKGTMLKLGIPADTIDRREEVLKHLVGYINGRTYYNISNWYRVFLTLPYFKQRFIEYFEQMVGTDGSFSETLDDVPLSLIEKLKIAVMFPLKFLYHSLRHNHLISQYFATTSQIRREFEAIDLANAGSDELIGALQNFVDRFTKAMTVPLLNDFFAMFFMAVTREQFAKAGLADGETLVNRLLANQYIESTKPVDSLKQLINEVRADATLSGYLQNLQQQPELNQPDRLAQALTQQGYKTFSQQLKQHIDDYGHRSPKELIMEANTFRENPFQLLAILVESASLNQPATPETDDAGQQLEQSLQNHKRGRWLKWLLKKTRQAIAHREATRLDRGLHFSFFRTLLHRIGDRMVNENVLMARDDIFYLTVPELNDYRQGCAVNDDLKRLIELRKTQAQRWQQKQQEGKIFTRGSVYANTIPDSHLNLQINPDSLKGVGCSDGQVSSVARIISDPSQEMDIKGKIMVSETTDPGWVFLMTLSAGLISERGSLLSHTAIIGRELGIPTIVGVKNATRYIQDGSTISMDGKTGEIQLQNPEDKPTSTAAEAAVSEA